A single window of Paenibacillus sp. FSL H8-0537 DNA harbors:
- a CDS encoding Crp/Fnr family transcriptional regulator, with protein MLLHKGETLFRQGELGPLYHIKSGMLKIIRLHEDGNPILMNIITAGETIPHHSLITQQAYHGTAVALVTCNIEVLPPREWYQTLESEPEKCRDIALLLQNKLRMMQQRIDQLTQAAPIDKLRKLEQWFDQYISPATLCDVLTQDEIGQLIGLRRETVNRLLRAKATESAVKKASF; from the coding sequence ATGCTGCTTCATAAAGGAGAAACACTGTTCCGTCAAGGAGAGCTAGGACCGCTCTACCACATTAAAAGCGGGATGCTCAAAATTATTCGCCTGCATGAGGATGGCAATCCGATTCTAATGAATATTATCACCGCTGGAGAAACGATTCCCCATCATTCGCTCATTACCCAGCAGGCGTATCACGGAACAGCTGTAGCGCTGGTCACCTGCAATATTGAGGTGTTGCCGCCCCGAGAATGGTACCAAACGCTGGAGAGCGAGCCGGAAAAATGCCGTGATATTGCGCTGCTGCTGCAAAACAAGCTGCGCATGATGCAGCAGCGCATCGATCAATTGACGCAGGCCGCACCGATTGATAAGCTCCGCAAGCTGGAGCAATGGTTCGACCAGTATATTTCACCAGCTACCCTTTGCGATGTGCTGACGCAGGATGAAATTGGACAGCTGATCGGGCTGCGCCGCGAAACAGTCAATCGGCTGCTGCGCGCAAAGGCCACCGAGAGCGCAGTGAAGAAAGCATCCTTCTAA
- the hmpA gene encoding NO-inducible flavohemoprotein: MLSEKTIATIKSTVPVLEVHGTTITKRFYETMFAAHPELLHIFNHANQKQGKQQAALANAVYAAALHIDNLAAILPVVKQIAHKHRSLGILPEHYPIVGKYLLAAIKDVLGDAATDDILQAWAEAYGLIADAFIGVEKEMYKQAEQQHGGWEGFRAFVVNKKVQESDNITSFYLLPEDGGAIASFKAGQYVSMKRELPNDAFTHIRQYSLSDSPSKPYYRISVKREDGRDGQPAGKVSVSLHEHLREGDVVHLSAPAGDFTVDLEDTRPVVLISGGVGLTPMMSMLHAVVEASPERPVTFIHATTNGDTHAMKEQVTALAGRHPQLSVFYCYTQPTAHDKALKDYHKEGLINFPWLRTAIPTTDASFYFCGPQPFMKMINRALRVFDVQASDIHFEFFGPAESLNDGQGEQQETADTV; encoded by the coding sequence ATGCTGAGTGAGAAGACCATTGCCACAATTAAATCTACCGTTCCTGTATTGGAAGTCCACGGCACGACAATTACGAAGCGTTTCTATGAAACGATGTTTGCGGCTCATCCGGAGCTGCTTCATATTTTTAACCATGCCAATCAAAAACAAGGCAAGCAGCAAGCGGCGCTCGCAAATGCGGTTTACGCTGCCGCTCTTCATATTGATAATTTGGCTGCTATATTGCCAGTTGTGAAGCAAATTGCCCATAAGCATAGAAGCTTGGGGATTTTGCCAGAGCATTATCCGATTGTTGGCAAATATTTGCTTGCTGCGATCAAGGATGTGCTGGGCGATGCGGCTACGGATGATATTTTGCAGGCGTGGGCAGAAGCCTATGGCCTTATTGCCGATGCGTTTATCGGCGTGGAGAAGGAAATGTATAAGCAGGCAGAGCAGCAGCATGGCGGCTGGGAAGGGTTCCGGGCTTTTGTGGTCAATAAAAAGGTTCAGGAGAGCGACAACATTACATCCTTCTACCTCCTGCCGGAGGACGGCGGTGCAATTGCAAGCTTTAAAGCTGGGCAATATGTGAGCATGAAAAGGGAACTGCCGAACGATGCTTTTACCCATATTCGCCAATATAGTTTATCGGACTCGCCAAGCAAGCCTTATTACCGTATTTCGGTCAAACGCGAGGATGGGCGGGATGGCCAGCCTGCTGGCAAAGTGTCCGTGTCTTTGCATGAGCATTTGCGCGAAGGAGATGTCGTTCATTTGTCAGCACCGGCGGGCGATTTTACCGTGGATTTGGAGGATACGCGGCCTGTCGTGCTCATTAGCGGCGGCGTTGGGCTGACACCGATGATGAGTATGCTGCATGCTGTAGTGGAAGCCAGTCCAGAGCGGCCGGTTACCTTTATCCATGCGACCACGAATGGAGACACGCATGCGATGAAGGAGCAGGTAACCGCGCTTGCCGGCCGTCACCCGCAGCTGTCCGTCTTCTACTGCTATACGCAGCCTACGGCACATGACAAGGCGCTTAAAGATTACCATAAGGAAGGGCTGATCAATTTCCCATGGCTTCGCACAGCTATTCCGACGACGGATGCCAGCTTTTATTTTTGCGGACCACAGCCATTTATGAAAATGATCAATCGCGCCTTGCGGGTGTTTGACGTTCAGGCTTCCGATATTCATTTTGAGTTTTTTGGTCCGGCTGAAAGCTTGAACGATGGGCAAGGCGAGCAGCAGGAAACAGCCGATACCGTTTAA
- a CDS encoding glycoside hydrolase family 43 protein has protein sequence MSLTRKVGMMQLPNGEKTAETKSSKRLQPITTRFKQNEGKAIVLQRADPWIYKHVDGWYYFTATEPDYNYIELRRSQTIVGLADAEPVAIWHKHESGEMSEKIWAPEIHFIDGRWYIYFASGRTDAGFAHRTYVLENESANPLEGAWTEKGKIVMNWESFNLDATTFEHKGERYLVWAQNDPAIKGNTNLYIAAMENPWTIRGTQIMIATPEYDWEKIGYLVNEGPAVIKRGGSLFISYSASATDFNYCVGLLTASEDSDLLDAASWTKSPEPVFKTDEGRDQYGPGHNGFTVAEDGETDVFVYHARTYKEIEGDPLNDPNRHTFVKQLHWSEDGKPDFKVWNEGWTR, from the coding sequence GTGAGCTTGACGAGAAAGGTTGGAATGATGCAGTTGCCAAATGGAGAAAAGACGGCGGAGACAAAATCATCGAAGCGTTTACAGCCGATTACAACGCGATTCAAGCAAAATGAAGGTAAAGCGATCGTTTTGCAGCGCGCTGATCCGTGGATTTATAAGCATGTAGACGGCTGGTATTATTTCACGGCAACTGAGCCGGATTATAATTATATTGAGCTGCGCCGCTCGCAGACGATCGTTGGTTTGGCTGATGCGGAGCCGGTTGCAATCTGGCACAAACATGAAAGCGGCGAGATGAGCGAGAAAATTTGGGCTCCTGAAATTCATTTTATCGATGGCCGATGGTACATTTATTTTGCTTCGGGCAGGACGGATGCAGGCTTTGCTCATCGTACCTACGTGCTTGAAAATGAAAGCGCTAATCCGCTGGAGGGCGCATGGACGGAGAAAGGCAAAATCGTAATGAACTGGGAGTCCTTCAATCTGGATGCTACGACGTTTGAGCATAAGGGAGAGCGCTATCTGGTTTGGGCGCAAAATGATCCAGCGATTAAAGGCAATACGAACCTGTACATCGCGGCGATGGAAAACCCTTGGACGATTCGCGGGACTCAGATTATGATCGCAACCCCGGAATACGATTGGGAAAAAATCGGCTATTTGGTTAATGAGGGGCCAGCGGTCATTAAACGGGGCGGCAGCCTTTTCATCAGCTATTCTGCAAGCGCTACCGATTTTAATTATTGCGTCGGTTTGCTTACGGCATCTGAGGACAGCGACCTGCTTGATGCTGCTTCGTGGACGAAATCGCCGGAGCCGGTATTTAAGACGGATGAGGGGCGCGATCAGTATGGGCCGGGCCATAACGGCTTCACTGTAGCGGAGGATGGCGAGACGGATGTATTCGTGTACCATGCCCGCACCTATAAGGAGATTGAGGGAGACCCGCTAAATGATCCGAATCGTCATACGTTCGTCAAGCAGCTGCATTGGTCGGAGGATGGCAAACCTGATTTTAAGGTTTGGAATGAAGGCTGGACAAGGTGA
- a CDS encoding DoxX family protein — protein MYQQRHLKRLEMGSFILRIVMGIIFIFHGVDKFIMGMDSVSTMFNNFGISGFFAYVIATLEVVGGAALILGLETKIFAALFGIQMIVATLYVSWEKGLINGFEIDLLLFACCVHLTMNGSSWLSLDNVFHGGRRRVQSEEA, from the coding sequence GTGTATCAACAAAGGCATTTGAAAAGGCTTGAAATGGGATCTTTTATATTAAGAATCGTAATGGGAATCATCTTTATATTTCACGGTGTCGACAAGTTTATTATGGGCATGGATAGCGTTTCAACGATGTTCAACAACTTTGGCATTTCGGGATTTTTCGCCTATGTGATCGCAACTCTTGAGGTAGTGGGCGGAGCTGCGCTGATTCTCGGCCTTGAAACCAAAATATTTGCCGCTTTATTCGGTATTCAAATGATTGTTGCGACCTTGTATGTATCGTGGGAAAAAGGCTTGATCAACGGCTTTGAAATTGATTTGCTGCTCTTTGCCTGCTGTGTCCATTTGACGATGAACGGCAGCAGCTGGCTATCGCTCGACAATGTATTTCATGGCGGCAGAAGAAGGGTTCAGTCAGAGGAGGCCTAA
- a CDS encoding HAMP domain-containing methyl-accepting chemotaxis protein has protein sequence MNDFKSEFHQLLAFTLRKKIMAGFSIILVLIIGLSGLSYFELNLKDKDYAALKQSIVNTERQQLLADAAAAATNAGASDKVRAWLDYEQQQLNTILQDDSSEKNASVAELLFPLLTCLIILLGLIVARAISHYIAEPVVRISRNIEQIADGNLLVSELTLKQNDEIGETARAINRMKQYLLQLIGQINQGAEQVATSSLLLHDGSEKNTVAAKQLTAHIITISGQVQQQHEGMLGARHKAESNFERAEMMKQSADISLNASALVVQEVNYGGSVIEQTVIQMEKIKHSTEETFAIIHQLSARSQEIGAIADVITAIASQTHLLALNASIEAAHAGEQGKGFAIVASEVRKLAEEARVSAEQIFELIANIQKDTNTASHSIGVGIEETEAGMKVVQQAGQSFRNIDTSVQEASLHIGEITAAVSHFGDDSRTMADLSERLATMSQSIAEDIRNISSFSEEQMATVQQMSASSEALTSLSTELREETRKFKITPEEPEAAAIAETFE, from the coding sequence GTGAACGACTTTAAATCTGAATTCCATCAGCTGCTAGCCTTTACGCTTCGCAAAAAAATCATGGCCGGATTTTCAATCATTCTCGTCTTAATTATCGGTTTGTCAGGCCTCTCCTATTTTGAGCTGAATCTCAAGGATAAGGATTATGCTGCACTGAAGCAAAGCATCGTCAATACAGAGAGACAACAGCTACTGGCCGATGCGGCCGCAGCAGCGACAAATGCTGGAGCATCCGATAAAGTCAGGGCATGGCTTGACTATGAGCAGCAACAGCTGAATACCATTCTTCAGGACGACAGTTCAGAAAAAAACGCTAGCGTTGCCGAATTGCTTTTTCCGCTTCTTACGTGTCTCATTATATTGCTTGGCTTAATTGTTGCACGAGCCATCAGCCATTACATAGCAGAGCCTGTTGTTCGCATATCGCGAAATATTGAACAAATTGCCGACGGAAACTTACTCGTTTCTGAGCTGACCCTGAAGCAAAATGACGAAATTGGTGAAACCGCCCGGGCAATCAACCGAATGAAGCAATATTTATTGCAGCTCATCGGACAAATCAATCAAGGAGCTGAGCAAGTAGCTACCTCTTCCCTGCTTTTACATGACGGCTCGGAGAAAAATACAGTGGCCGCGAAACAGCTTACGGCTCATATCATTACGATATCCGGGCAAGTCCAGCAGCAGCATGAGGGTATGCTGGGTGCACGTCATAAAGCCGAAAGCAACTTCGAACGGGCTGAAATGATGAAGCAGTCCGCGGACATCAGCCTGAATGCGTCTGCCCTAGTCGTTCAAGAGGTAAATTATGGCGGCTCAGTTATTGAACAAACCGTTATTCAAATGGAGAAGATAAAACATTCGACGGAAGAGACATTCGCGATCATTCATCAGCTCTCGGCAAGGTCGCAGGAGATCGGCGCCATTGCCGATGTCATTACGGCGATTGCCAGCCAGACGCATCTGCTCGCTTTGAATGCCTCAATAGAAGCGGCCCATGCTGGCGAGCAAGGCAAAGGTTTTGCCATCGTTGCAAGCGAAGTGCGCAAGCTCGCAGAGGAAGCACGCGTCTCCGCAGAACAAATTTTCGAGCTCATCGCCAATATTCAAAAGGATACGAATACCGCCTCCCATTCGATTGGCGTAGGAATTGAAGAAACGGAAGCGGGCATGAAGGTGGTCCAGCAGGCCGGCCAGTCGTTCCGTAATATCGATACTTCCGTACAAGAAGCTTCGCTTCATATTGGAGAAATTACAGCGGCTGTCAGCCATTTTGGCGATGACTCGCGCACGATGGCTGATTTGTCGGAACGCCTAGCTACGATGTCGCAAAGCATTGCCGAGGACATTCGCAACATTTCCTCCTTCTCCGAGGAGCAAATGGCGACCGTTCAGCAGATGAGCGCTTCGTCAGAAGCGTTAACATCGCTCTCTACTGAGCTGCGGGAAGAAACGCGCAAATTCAAAATAACGCCGGAAGAACCCGAAGCGGCGGCTATTGCTGAAACATTTGAATAA
- a CDS encoding LysR family transcriptional regulator: MDIRQLKYFLAIAKEGQITRAAKLLNMEQPPLSRQLKQMEQELNVTLFDRNGKSLVLTHAGELLRDKAESLVNQFNETMQEVRELDAGIQGVLPIGSVVSCISLLPPVIERFRDKHPEVTFKIWEGDHYLLGSQLEKRSIELVVARLPFESASDSLPYSILPLPSDPFVAVLPSKWSTDPHKQSMQMSELKDLPFLALKTERTTAMHEKVMIECRAHGFEPKIICECSSVAIIMALVAAGIGVTVFPKSVMASFPLPTIRMLAITDTDFQSDVGIVWLRNRYLSNAARHFIQMFQQ, translated from the coding sequence ATGGATATACGTCAGCTCAAATACTTCCTGGCGATCGCCAAGGAAGGGCAGATTACGCGCGCCGCCAAGCTGCTTAATATGGAGCAGCCTCCGCTTAGTCGCCAATTAAAGCAAATGGAGCAGGAACTGAACGTCACTTTATTTGACCGCAATGGCAAAAGCCTTGTGCTGACCCACGCGGGAGAGCTGCTGCGCGATAAGGCGGAAAGCTTAGTCAACCAATTTAATGAAACGATGCAGGAGGTGCGAGAGCTCGATGCGGGCATTCAGGGCGTGCTGCCTATTGGCTCGGTCGTGTCCTGCATATCGTTGCTGCCGCCTGTCATTGAGCGGTTTCGAGACAAGCATCCCGAGGTAACGTTTAAAATTTGGGAAGGCGATCATTATTTGCTGGGCAGTCAGTTGGAGAAGCGCAGCATTGAGCTTGTCGTTGCCAGACTCCCGTTTGAATCGGCGTCTGATTCATTGCCTTATTCGATTTTGCCGCTGCCATCCGATCCGTTTGTAGCCGTACTGCCTTCAAAGTGGAGCACAGATCCACACAAGCAATCGATGCAGATGAGCGAGCTTAAGGATTTGCCGTTTCTTGCCCTTAAGACGGAGCGGACAACGGCGATGCATGAGAAGGTGATGATTGAATGCCGCGCTCATGGCTTTGAGCCGAAAATCATCTGCGAATGCTCCAGCGTCGCCATTATAATGGCACTTGTGGCAGCTGGGATCGGCGTTACCGTCTTTCCCAAATCGGTCATGGCCTCTTTCCCGCTGCCAACGATTCGCATGCTGGCCATCACGGACACGGATTTTCAATCAGATGTCGGTATCGTTTGGCTCAGGAATCGTTATCTTTCCAATGCCGCCCGTCATTTTATTCAAATGTTTCAGCAATAG
- a CDS encoding branched-chain amino acid aminotransferase, which produces MSQPIAIELAATKKTKPQADQLGFGKYYTDHMFIMDYEASKGWHSPRIVPYQPITLDPASKVFHYGQTVFEGLKAYRTDKGSILLFRPEENFKRLNRSNERLSIPHLDEEIALEALKQLIAVDQDWIPDEDKTSLYVRPFIIANESSLGVAPSQNYMFMIILSPVGSYYAEGIHPVKIFVESEYVRAVKGGVGNAKTAGNYAAGLKAQEEAAAKGCTQVLWLDGVERKYVEEVGSMNVFFSINGTIVTPALNGSILDGITRKSIIELLKSWNIPVEERKLSIDELVEAYHNDTLEEAFGTGTAAVISPIGELHYLDEQLLLRGGETGPLSRKLYETLTGIQTGVIADPFGWTVELPSAQYTAGTK; this is translated from the coding sequence ATGAGCCAACCGATTGCCATTGAATTAGCTGCTACCAAAAAAACAAAGCCACAAGCCGATCAACTTGGGTTTGGAAAATATTATACCGACCATATGTTCATTATGGACTATGAAGCATCGAAAGGCTGGCATAGCCCAAGAATCGTTCCTTACCAGCCGATTACGCTCGACCCTGCTTCCAAGGTGTTCCATTACGGACAAACGGTGTTCGAAGGTTTGAAAGCGTATCGCACAGATAAAGGCAGCATTTTGCTGTTCCGTCCGGAAGAAAACTTTAAACGGCTTAACCGCTCTAACGAACGTCTGAGCATTCCGCATCTTGACGAGGAAATTGCGCTGGAAGCTTTGAAGCAGCTCATTGCTGTTGATCAGGACTGGATCCCTGATGAGGATAAAACATCCCTATACGTCCGTCCATTCATTATTGCGAATGAATCATCACTTGGTGTAGCCCCTTCGCAAAACTACATGTTTATGATTATCCTTTCACCAGTCGGCTCGTATTACGCGGAAGGCATTCATCCGGTGAAGATTTTTGTGGAATCCGAATATGTACGTGCGGTTAAAGGCGGCGTCGGCAATGCCAAGACAGCCGGCAACTATGCCGCAGGCCTGAAAGCCCAGGAAGAAGCGGCAGCTAAAGGCTGTACGCAAGTGTTGTGGCTGGACGGTGTTGAGCGCAAATACGTAGAGGAAGTCGGCAGCATGAATGTCTTTTTCAGCATCAATGGCACAATTGTAACTCCGGCGCTGAATGGCAGCATTCTCGACGGCATTACGCGCAAATCGATTATTGAGCTGCTTAAATCGTGGAACATTCCCGTTGAGGAGCGCAAGCTGTCCATTGACGAGCTAGTCGAGGCTTATCATAACGATACGCTGGAGGAAGCTTTCGGAACGGGTACGGCAGCGGTTATTTCTCCAATTGGAGAGCTGCATTACCTCGATGAGCAGCTGCTGCTGCGCGGCGGAGAGACAGGACCTTTGTCACGCAAGCTGTATGAGACGTTAACAGGCATCCAAACGGGCGTCATTGCCGACCCATTTGGCTGGACCGTTGAACTTCCAAGTGCCCAATATACCGCTGGAACAAAATAA
- the pdaA gene encoding delta-lactam-biosynthetic de-N-acetylase, translated as MKRMTLRLLSLCLAVWLGCLGMGSALAQPGVYHFGFKKSTGGQLPSINEEGFKGIVQQNGAIFLGDTKQKELYLTFDNGYENGYTAKVLDTLKAKGVPAAFFVTGHFIKDQPELVKRMASEGHIVGNHSWSHPDMTQLSSGQIQTELQKVEEQSALLTGQQQMAYLRPPRGIFSNQVLAVSKQAGYTSVFWSVAYKDWDINSQRGAAYAQDQVMRQLHPGAVILLHSVSSDNAEALGAIIDGARAQGYTFKSLDQLTNRSY; from the coding sequence ATGAAGCGTATGACACTCCGGCTGCTAAGCCTGTGTTTGGCTGTATGGCTAGGCTGTCTTGGCATGGGCAGCGCGTTGGCACAGCCGGGGGTTTATCATTTCGGGTTTAAGAAAAGCACAGGAGGACAGCTGCCTTCGATTAATGAGGAGGGCTTTAAAGGCATCGTCCAGCAAAATGGGGCGATTTTCCTCGGCGATACGAAGCAAAAGGAGCTCTATCTGACCTTCGATAATGGCTATGAAAATGGCTATACGGCGAAGGTATTGGATACGCTTAAGGCGAAGGGTGTTCCTGCCGCTTTTTTTGTAACGGGCCATTTCATTAAAGATCAGCCGGAGCTAGTCAAGCGAATGGCGTCGGAAGGGCATATCGTTGGCAACCATTCCTGGAGCCACCCGGATATGACACAGCTAAGCTCAGGACAAATTCAGACCGAGCTCCAAAAGGTGGAGGAGCAGTCCGCGCTGCTGACGGGCCAGCAGCAAATGGCGTATTTGCGTCCGCCAAGAGGTATTTTCAGCAATCAGGTGCTTGCTGTCAGCAAGCAGGCTGGATATACAAGCGTATTCTGGTCGGTTGCCTATAAGGATTGGGACATTAACAGCCAGAGGGGCGCAGCATATGCCCAGGATCAAGTGATGCGCCAGCTTCATCCGGGAGCCGTTATTTTGCTGCATTCGGTTTCCTCCGACAATGCTGAGGCCTTAGGAGCGATTATAGACGGTGCGAGGGCGCAAGGCTATACGTTCAAAAGCTTGGATCAACTGACCAATCGCAGCTATTGA